One window of the Panulirus ornatus isolate Po-2019 chromosome 47, ASM3632096v1, whole genome shotgun sequence genome contains the following:
- the LOC139763471 gene encoding angio-associated migratory cell protein codes for MRSNTPPNSPNPYLEGEGEDEFDIGDIEEVIELDNDTDLQDVAERLGAAVREEEDERMDEEQVDVTDMATLVFSKHKGSVFSCSVSPIGSIAATGGEDDMAYVWDLNTGNVLHTCTGHKDSVTCLGFSHDGSLLATGDMSGYIQVWKIATSAKIWEFETGDLNWLTWHHGSHVLLAGTSEGEVWMWLVPQGNTRTFPSYGSASQCGALLQDGKRSAVGYEDGSLRVFDLKTGQVLQHLSDGLAHSAPVTSLAVHKDNTLLISGSLDGTAKLFNVNNGKFVGTLDCKVTASSAEDNNLEMEEMDHTVEAVSFCPMMPNIAVAANLAGYVLFWDVTSQVTRHVIDQGCGSSQLIWHPSEPILFLAGLDGSVRSYDVRSGEPLAKYTGHENSILSFSINKDGSALVTTSDDGTARVFQVT; via the exons ATGAGGTCCAACACACCTCCTAATTCACCAAACCCTTACCTTGAAGGTGAGGGGGAAGACGAGTTTGATATTGGTGATATAGAGGAG GTGATTGAGCTTGATAACGACACAGACTTGCAGGATGTTGCTGAGAGATTGGGGGCTGCTGTtagagaggaggaagacgaaaggATGGATGAAGAGCAGGTGGATGTCACAGACATGGCTACTCTAGTTTTCTCAAAGCATAAAG GCTCTGTCTTTAGTTGTTCGGTGTCACCTATTGGTAGCATTGCTGccacaggaggagaggatgacatGGCCTATGTTTGGGATTTAAATACTGGAAATGTACTGCATACTTGCACAGGCCATAAG GACAGTGTTACATGTCTAGGATTTAGCCATGATGGGTCCTTGTTAGCAACGGGGGACATGAGTGGTTACATTCAAGTCTGGAAAATCGCTACCTCAGCCAAAATATGGGAATTTGAAACTGGAGACCTTAAT TGGTTGACTTGGCACCATGGCTCACATGTGTTGCTTGCAGGAACATCAGAAGGAGAGGTCTGGATGTGGCTTGTGCCTCAAGGCAATACTCGTACCTTCCCCAGCTATGGTTCAGCTTCACAATGTGGGGCACTCTTACAAGATG GTAAGCGGTCAGCAGTTGGTTACGAAGATGGCTCTTTGCGTGTGTTTGACTTGAAGACTGGGCAAGTACTTCAGCATTTGAGTGATGGATTGGCACATTCTGCTCCAGTTACCAGCCTTGCTGTTCATAAGGATAACACACTACTTATATCTGGCTCCTTGGATGGCACAGCAAAGTTATTCAATGTTAATAACGGTAAG TTTGTTGGGACACTCGACTGTAAAGTCACCGCAAGCTCTGCAGAAGACAAtaacttggagatggaagaaaTGGATCATACAGTGGAGGCAGTCAGCTTCTGTCCTATGATGCCCAATATTGCTGTTGCTGCCAATCTTGCTGGTTATGTCCTATTTTGGGATGTAACTTCACAG GTCACCCGACATGTGATAGACCAGGGTTGTGGATCATCTCAGCTTATTTGGCATCCAAGTGAACCAATTTTGTTCTTGGCTGGGCTGGACGGTTCTGTGCGTTCCTATGATGTGCGATCAGGGGAACCTCTTGCCAAGTATACAGGGCATGAGAACAGCATCCTTTCATTTAGTATTAACAA GGATGGTTCTGCACTTGTCACAACATCTGATGATGGAACAGCCAGGGTATTTCAAGTCACATAA